The Nostoc sp. 'Lobaria pulmonaria (5183) cyanobiont' DNA window TGGTAGCGGTGCTGCATACTTTGATGACTACCAATATCCCTGGTACAGCCGGACGGCGGTTGGCAGTGTTACTTTTAACCAACACTACCGTAGCTATTTTGGTGGGACTTTTGGTAGCTAATGTACTGCGTCCAGGGACTTGGGGTAATGTAAGCACCTCAACAACTACGGCAATAACTCCTCAAAGTCTCGATCCTTGGGGAATACTCAAAGATGCTGTACCGGAAGCTGTCCTGAAGCCATTAGTTGATAATAATGTCATTCAACTGATTGTGATTGCCCTGAGTTTTGGTATCGTCCTGCGGGGATTAAAATCTGAACAAATCGCTCAAGGCAAGAATGGATTCCAGCCGATAGAGGATGTCATCGGAATTTTATTTGAAGCGGTAGTCCGCATCCTCAACTGGGTTATTGCTTTAGTGCCGTTCGCAGTATTTGGGATTGTGGCTAAAACTATTGCGATGCAGGGCTTTGCACCGTTTAAATCCTTGGGTGCATTTATCGTCGCCGTATTGTTAGCACTGGTATTGCAAGCGTGCTACTACCTCACCAGAGTAAAATTTGGTTCTTGGGTACACCCGCTAAAATTCCTAGCTGGTGGTTCTGATGCCTTTTTGACAGCTTTCTCAACTTCTTCCTCGGCGGCGGCAATGCCCATAACCTTTGAGGTTTTGCAAACAAAAGTCGGTTTAAGGGAATCTTCTGCTGCCTTGGGGGCATTAGTCGGGGCAAATTTTAATAATGATGGCACTGCCCTCTATGAAGCAATGTCTGCGTTGTATATTTCCCAACTGATTGGACAACATCTGAGTCTAGGACAGCAGTTAATTGTCATTCTTACCTCAATTTTTGCATCGGTAGGTGCGGCAAATATTCCCAATGCGGGACTGGTAACAATGACACTAGTGTTCACTTCTGTTGGCTTACCTACCCAGTATATAGCTTTGCTAGTTACTGTCGACTGGTTTTTGGATCGCTGCCGCACCGCGATTAATGTTATGGGAGATATGACTGTCAGTGCTTTACTTGACGGCAAAAAGCCACGTTCTGTAGACGAGGCTTAATTTGCCAGCTTTTAGTTGAGTTCAGTAACTTTTCAAATATCTAATGCTGTTGGGGCCCCTTGGCGTCACATTCTTTAGTCCAGCAGCGTTCTAAAAGTTGCAGACGCCAGATCAAGATAAAGCGTTGGGGATTCAATACTAATTTAGTATCGCGACTAAATAAGGGCTGGTTCAGATACTGCCAAATAGGAAATTTAATTTTGGTGTGTTTTGGAGTCATAAAAACAACAAAAATAATATAAAAGTTTTGTCTAGCAATTGCCTGATACTGTTTTTCTAGTTAAAGGCTACCCTGCGTTTTTGCAATTGTCTTTGTGGCAATTGCGGAATTTCGGCAAGTGAATTTATGTTGTTTCCGCTTTAATACTGAAATTGCACGCACCATTTTTCTGATTCCACATCTCATGAAAAGTCATACCATTTCACGAAATTCATGCTACAGATAACGTTGTTAGGGGCGTAGACTTGAAGCTGCCACCGTTGATGTCCCCTGCATTGCTAACGGATCTGCCTAAGTACAGGTCAGCATAAAAAGGTGCCCAAATTAAGCTGCGATCGCATATCCCAGCCACTATTTTTTACTTGGTTAATATCTTGTACTATGATTTTTGAGACTGATAGTGTCATGAATAAAAAATACCATCAATCTCTTGGCTTACCTGCGGCATCTAGGGAGAAACGTTAATTATTATGACTTTACCTGTTAAAGAGATTATATTAGCACCAGGAGAAGGTAATCACTTAACTATAAGTAATACAGAGGTAATCTTTAAAGCAGTTGGTGCTGATACTCATGGTCATTTAGGTTTATTTGAATACTTAATACAACCAGGAGGAACTACACCACAACTACACCTTCACCGTCAGATGGAGGAAATGTTTTATGTTGTGGAGGGAGAAGTCGAAATCCAAGCTGGAGACCGGATTGTCCAAGGTCAACCAGGAACATTTGTACTTGTTCCTCGCAATACGCCACACACATTTGCTAACCGTGGAACAAAACCTGCAAAGTTACTGATTATGTTCTCTCCAGGTGGGGAACGCGAAAAGTATTTTGAGGACTTGGCCTCCCTACTTCAGGATGGACAGAAACCAGACCAGGAAGCCTTGCTAGAGTTGATGCGTCGATTTGACCAAGAGCCAATAGAAAATTTACAGTGACACATTACAAAAAATATCTGACTCTATTTCCGATCTTTTTTGGCGGTGACTTGTACTAAGAAGTCTGTACCATTGATAGCGTTGATTATAAAACTGTTGCTGCTGTTGAGGTGAGATAGCTTAAAAACGGCTGAATTAGGTGCTATTGATGTTGATTCCTCTTAATTTGGAATTGCCTTTCATCCCACTGTTACCACCCGCCGAATTTCGTCACTGCAAAACCCGATCGCCATTGGACGACGCACCCCCAAAAGTGCTACCACGTCGTACAATTCCAGTACCACCCCTTCTATTCGCAGGGAATGGACAATATCGCCGCTTTTTAGGTCAATCACTAGTAACCCACAGCGAGGCTCAACATTTTTCTGGTGCAATTTATCGTCCAAAGCCAAGCCGCTGAAGTTCTTGTGGCGACGGTAAGATAACCGCAGATTTAGAAATTCAACTGAATGGATTGGCAACAATTACCGCGACTGATTTCATCCTTTAAGCTTGAGACATATTGGAATGGCATTTTCAATTGCGGCGTTGCATATTTGCGGGATGATTTTGCTAGTTTTGTGGAATGGGCAACATGAGCGTCCCTTGTGGTGTACACACAAGTCTTCTAAAGCTGCTTTACACCTTGACCTGCAATGCCAATGCATCGACTTGCAATGCCAATGCATCGACCTGCAATGCCAATGCATCGACCTGCAATGCCAATGCATCGACCTGCAATGCCAATGCATCGACCTGCAATGCCAATGCATCGACCTGCAATGCCAATGCATCGACCCGCAATGCCAATGCATCAACCTGTAAAGATTAGCCCACCCTACGTTACGCAGCAACTCTAAAAGACTTGTGTGAACACGATAGGTATTTCGGGGCGCTCATGTTGCTCACCCGACAAGAATCATCCCTTAATTCAGCAACGCCTAAATTGCTTAAGTTTTGTTGATTAAGCATAAAAAAACTGGGATGGGCATCTTGCCCATCCCACAAAAAAAAGAATTTTTGCGATCAAACGCCTTGGCTATATTCGAGCTAAGGCGATTTCGTTAAATTAAATTTCTTACTATCTAATAATGAGTGCCAGTTCTTCGATGGTTGATGGCAGTAACAGCATCAGGCTTGAGTAATTTACCTTCATCCACAGTTGCATATACAACCCAGTGATCGCCACATTCCAAACGTTGGTTGACGGAACATTCCAAATATGCCAAGGCGTCGGTGAGGACAGTACAGCCGTTATCTGCAACTGCTGTACTAAAGTTGGCAAATCGGTCTTCCCCAGGCGCGAAAGATTTACGGAAATGCTTCATGTAGTCTTGATGATTGCCTTCAGGTAGAATATTTAAGGCAAACTTACCGCCTGGATACATCAAAGATTCGATCGCTCGGTCTTTGGCGATCGCTACACTTATTCCCGGTGGGTTGAAGGTGGCTTGAGAAACCCAAGCGCCTAACATTGCTGTAGAGACTTCTCCAAGTTTCGCTGTCACTACACAAACGGAACCAACAATCCGACCAACAGCCTGTTCCACTGGAGTAGCGGCTTGTTGTGGTACACGTACCTTTTTAGCCTTTTTCAGTGCTTGGGCAAAGTCGGTACCTAGTTCTTCACAGAACTTGAGAGTGACATCATCAGGTTTAAACTTCACCTTTAGGGTGTCAAAGCCAAAGCGATATCCAGAATCTCGAAGTTTACCTTCGATTAAGTCAAATGCTTCGCCACTCCAGCCATAAGAACCAAAGACCCCAGCGAGTTTGCTGTTGTCACCACTCGATATCACAATCCCTAAAGCAGTATGAATGGGAGTTGGCGCATGACCACCGATGGTAGGAGAACCAATGATAAAACCCTCTGACTGTGCGAGGTTGATGCGAATTTCATCAGGGGTAGCAAATTCGCAGTTAATCGATTTGACTGCGACTCCACCTTTGGTTAATCCCAAAGCGATCGCTTGTGCTAAAGTCGCGGTATTTCCGTAAGCTGAAGCGTAAAGTAGGGCAACAGAAATCTCGCGATCGTTTTGAGAACGGCTCCACTCTGCATAAGCTTTGGTAAGTTCGATTAAGCTGGTGCGTACTAAAGGCCCATGACCCACAGCATACATTCTTACCTGCAAATCTGATATTTTCTCCAAAGCTGCTTGCACATGAGGAGTTTGGGGAGCCATCAGACAGTTAAAGTAGTAACGCTGGTCTTCTTTGAGCGCTTCCCAGTTATCATCAAACACTTCATCACCACAGAGATGAGTTGCAAATAATTTATCTGTGTAAAGAATTTGGGTTTGCTGATCGTAGGTACAAAGTCCTTCCGGCCAACGTGGACTAGGAATGGGGAAGAATTTTAAAACATGACCATTACCTAAATCCAGAGTTTCTTTCCCCCGCATCACCAAGACGTTCAAATCTTGCTCTAGGAAAGCAGCACGCAAATTGTTTGCACCAGGAAGAGAACAGACAAAAGTTACCTGTGGTGCCAGTTCTAAAATTGCTTTGAGGGTTGCAACTCGATTAGGACTAAAATGACCCAGGATGATATAATCCAAACGTTGTAAATCTAAAGTCTGCCGCAATGCCTCTAAATAAATTTCGGTAAAGCTTTCCGGTGGTGGATCAATAAGTGCGGTTTTATCAGCTTCAATTAAATAGCAATTAGAGGTAGTACCTCTTTCAAGTGCGTATTCAATTTCAAACCGCAGACGTGACCAACTACGTGCTCTGATAGCTTTAGTATTTGTAGCAATTGGTAAAACTTGTACGTCGCGTGGCTTGGAATTGGTCATAGCTGTTAAAAATTGGGGAATTGGGCATTGGGCATTGGGCATTGGGCATTGGGCATTGGGCATTGGGAATTGAGAATTGGGAATTAGGAATTGGAGAGAAGGGGAATAAGGAAAATAACCCATACCCCATGCCCTATACCCCATGCCCCATGCCCCATGTCAAATCTTTAGTAGTAATTACCTACTTTGCGATGGCGAACGGCTGTCAATCCATCGTTTTTGGAAACACGACCTTCTTGGACGGTGCAGTATAAAATCCAGTGGTCGCTGCATTCCATGCTGGTCTGTATTTCACATTCTATGTATGCCAAAGCATCAGTTAGAATCGGCGAACCGTTTTTCGCGGTTTGAGTTTTTACTCCCGCAAAGCGGTCAGCACCAGGATGCAAGCGCTTGAGGAAGTGTTTCTTGAGTTCTTGATAATTGCCTTCTTCCAAAACATTGAGGACGAAGCGATCGCCTATTTGCATTAAGGAATCAATAGCGCGGTCTTTAGCAACGGCTATTGTTAATCCTAAGGGTTGCAAACTCGCTTGCGTTACCCACGATGCCAGCATGGCACTTGAAGCATTATCTTTTTTAGCGGTAACTATATACAGTCCACTACTAATCCGACCCAGCGCCTTTTCCATGTCAACGTCGAGGGACTTGATTTGCTTGATGTTGCGATCGCGCACCAGCAATTGTCCCAAGTCTTTACCCGCTTCTTCACACAACTGGAATGTTGATGCAGTCGGAGCCTCTCTAATCCGAATGGCTGGGAAAGCTTCTTTGATGCCAGAGTCGAGAAATTTTCTGCGGAGTGTATCAATGGGTTCATCATCCCCACCGTAACATTCAAACAGCCCAACCACTTGCTTGTTTTTGGCGACAGCTAGCAATGAACTGATACTAGCTTGGGCGGCAGCGGCGGTAGTCGGGGGCATACCAATAACGATGCTAACTGCTCTACCGGCTAGTTCTTGGATTTCTTGGCTCTGGGCAGTACTTAGATCCAGGACTTCTACCCCAACCCCAGTTTTCTGTATACCTTCAGCAATTGCGTGACCAAGCCGCTCACTATACCCGTAATCTGAGACAAAAAACATGCCAACGGTGGTTTCTGCTTTAGCTTGTTTTTGGCTCCAATTTTCGTAGCAGCCGGTTAGAACATCTAGATGGTGGTGTAATAATGGGCCGTGACCGTTGGCGATAATATTAATCTTCCCTAGTTCGCTCATCCGCTTCATGGCATTCACCAAAGAACGAGCGTTAGGGCCCATCAAGCAGTCGTAGTAAAATCTAAAGTCAGCTTCGATCGCTTCTAAATCTTCGTCGAAGGTGCGATCGTCACAAAAGTGCATCCCAAAAGCATCACAGGTGTAAAGGGTTTGGGTTTTGCGGTCAAAGCTAAAGATTGTATCCGGCCAGTGCAGGTTAGGCGCACTCACGAATTCGATTTCGTGTCCTTTGCCGATATCTATGCGATCGCCAGTTTTCACAACCCGCTTACTAAAAGGATCGTGTACTAAGCCTTCCAAAAACTGAAGTGCAACTTTTGAGGCTAAGACAGTGGCTCTAGGAGCTAACTGGAGGACATCTTCTACTAAGCCGCTATGATCTGGCTCTGTGTGACTAACAATTATGTAATCAATTGTTTTGGGGTTAACAAGACCTTTGAGAGTCTCTAAATACAGATCGCGAAACTTCTGGTGAGAAGTATCAATCAAAACTGTTTGTTCACCCCTAATTAGATATGAATTGTAGGTTGTACCGTTTTGCAGTCCGAATTCGATATCAAAGCGATCGCGATCCCAATCAAGAGAGCGAATCGCCGTTGTGTTAGGGGCAATTTCTACAGTTTGTATAGTTAACCGATGTTGAACGTTCTCTGCGTTGGCCTTGCCGGTCGTAGACATCGCTATCATTATTCGTCTCCGAGCGCAAATTAACAGGTTTTTCTTCTGCCCCCATTGTCTCTATTATTTTTATTTGAAGTTGTAATGAATATCAGTTTTTGAAAAATTTAGCTTGTATCAATTATTGCTATTTTTTAGCAAAAAATATGACTCCAAAAATATACTAAATATTAATTTATCCCTAAAATTTACTGAGTACTTATTTTTGCTATTTATCTGACTCTATCTTAATTCAAAAATATCATAGCAATTATATTTTTAACTAGAAAAGCATAATTTAAACAATATTAGCTTGCTGGTAGAGCTACCAAGTCTAAATTACTTTTAATACTTAATATTGTCAGAAAATATATTTATCAAGTATAAAAATTTATTTTTTTCGGGTACTCCCTTAATTAGGAAAGGTAGGAAAAGTAGGAAAGGTAGGAAAAGTGGGAAAGGTAGGAAAAGTAGGAAAGGTAGGAAAGGTAGGACAAAGCTTATCAAGCTTCTAACAAGCATCAAATAAGCTGTTAACATTAGTTTATTCAATGAGTATTGAATATATTGTTGTCTTAATCAAAAATATGGTGGCATAAAATATAAACTTTATGTAAAGTCGATACAACAGATATTTTTTGGAGATAATCAAGGCAATTTTCCAGAGACTAGTTTAATAAAAAGGAACTAGGTTTGTATATCTTTTTCCGCTCATCCAAATAGAAACTAGCGTAAAAATAATTTTTAAAGTTTCGATAAACCTCCGTAAGCATAGGAATAATCTCAGTAATTTAATGATACAGTCCTTTATTATCGACTTTAGACATTAATCAAGACAACGCCAACAAATTCTTCTTGTCATAGCTATAAGCTACAGCCTTAGGCTATTGAATAAATTTACCTATATAGGTTAATGGTGTCATCTCAATGTGCCTAACTTTTTATAAAAATCTATTGTTGATGAAAAATTGCAACCTTTGATCGTGTTCTCAAGCCAATACTTATCGCGTAGCAGCCTTATAGACGCCGACATCCTTAATACTTGTAGTTCAAGTTCTTAGGATGTATGATTAGATACTTAAATTATTCAGTATGTAGGCGTAAAAAGATACAAAAATTGATTGTGTAAAAGGTTATTGTTTATGGGATGCCGATTAAAAGTGTTTCTCACAGAAGAAGAAAAGCTGACTTTAGAAGAGTTGAGAAAAGCCAAAGATGTTCCTCAACGTACTAAGGATCGTGCTCAAGTTTTACTGCTGAATACTCGCGGCTTAAAAAATGAGCAAATTGCAAAAGGCTTGAACTGGGCGATTTCAACAGTGCGTCAAACCCTTCACCGCTGGGAAAAGATGGGTTTAGCAGGTTTATGGGATGCTCCTGGTCGAGGAGGAAAACCTCGATATTCGGAATCGGATTTGGTTTATCTCGAAAATTGTTTAGCTCAAGAGTCAGAGACTTATAACTCTAAACAATTAGCAAAAAAACTCGCATCTGAGCGTCAAATAAACTTGAGTGCAGATCGACTACGACGGGTATTGAAAAAAAGGGGAAGGAGGTTTGGAAGCGCACGCACACCCAGAAACAGCATAATTAGCTGATTAAATCATCTTGGACTCGAATCACTTGTTTCGTTTGGGCAGCGATCGCTAGATTTGGCATTGCATAATTAAGGGATAAACTGTCCATATTATGCATCTAACCTTAGCCGTAAGAACGGGCATCGTCGTGGTAAACAAAACTACATCTGTAGCGATTGCGACGTGCGTTTTGCCCCGCTTTGCTAACGCCAATTTCTAGAATCATAAGGATTTATAATTTTGACAAAATCTCTGGCAACAACTGGCTAGGAACTTTAGATAAAGCCAGATTTTGTCCCTGTATCCCTAATTCATTATGAAAAGTACGAATAGTTTTCACCACATAAGCGAAGGTTGTTTGATAAGCCTCTGGTTGTTTAATTAATCCGTTTAAGGCTTGCAAATGGTTATCTAATGCTATTTCTAAGTGTTGAGAGCGTGTCGCTTTGTCGCCATTAAAAGACTTATCTATTACTAGCTGATAATGTGCTAGTCCCAGGTTATTGTGAGAGGCAAGCAAATCAAAACTTAAAGAAGTACCGCTAAGTGAGTGAGCCAAAGCTATAGCTTCTTCGTAAGCGCTGATACATAGTTGCAGATACTTTTGCCGTGCCTCTTGAGTAGTTTCAGATAGGTTGGCTAGATGCCAGTAGGCAGTTCCCAGATTATTTTGTGTAGCGGCGCAGGCACTGGGAACATTAGCTGGAGTGCGATACTTAAGAGCTTCGCTATAAACATCTATGGCTAACTGGAGATTTTGGGCAGGTTGTTCGTATTGTGCCAGATTCCAACACGCAGTACCGATATTGTTTTGAATCATGCCATACTTCAGCGGTTCCTCTTCAGGGTTGTAGTGTGCAAGCGCTTCATTGTAAGCTGCGATC harbors:
- a CDS encoding dicarboxylate/amino acid:cation symporter; translation: MSQTERTTSPETKASPWWQRIPLTLQILIALVVAVSVGIALGAGNPNPSNAALINNLAIPAELVLKALRALATPLILVAVLHTLMTTNIPGTAGRRLAVLLLTNTTVAILVGLLVANVLRPGTWGNVSTSTTTAITPQSLDPWGILKDAVPEAVLKPLVDNNVIQLIVIALSFGIVLRGLKSEQIAQGKNGFQPIEDVIGILFEAVVRILNWVIALVPFAVFGIVAKTIAMQGFAPFKSLGAFIVAVLLALVLQACYYLTRVKFGSWVHPLKFLAGGSDAFLTAFSTSSSAAAMPITFEVLQTKVGLRESSAALGALVGANFNNDGTALYEAMSALYISQLIGQHLSLGQQLIVILTSIFASVGAANIPNAGLVTMTLVFTSVGLPTQYIALLVTVDWFLDRCRTAINVMGDMTVSALLDGKKPRSVDEA
- a CDS encoding cupin domain-containing protein, with product MTPKHTKIKFPIWQYLNQPLFSRDTKLVLNPQRFILIWRLQLLERCWTKECDAKGPQQH
- a CDS encoding cupin domain-containing protein — translated: MTLPVKEIILAPGEGNHLTISNTEVIFKAVGADTHGHLGLFEYLIQPGGTTPQLHLHRQMEEMFYVVEGEVEIQAGDRIVQGQPGTFVLVPRNTPHTFANRGTKPAKLLIMFSPGGEREKYFEDLASLLQDGQKPDQEALLELMRRFDQEPIENLQ
- a CDS encoding DUF4915 domain-containing protein, with the protein product MPIHSVEFLNLRLSYRRHKNFSGLALDDKLHQKNVEPRCGLLVIDLKSGDIVHSLRIEGVVLELYDVVALLGVRRPMAIGFCSDEIRRVVTVG
- a CDS encoding diflavin flavoprotein; the protein is MTNSKPRDVQVLPIATNTKAIRARSWSRLRFEIEYALERGTTSNCYLIEADKTALIDPPPESFTEIYLEALRQTLDLQRLDYIILGHFSPNRVATLKAILELAPQVTFVCSLPGANNLRAAFLEQDLNVLVMRGKETLDLGNGHVLKFFPIPSPRWPEGLCTYDQQTQILYTDKLFATHLCGDEVFDDNWEALKEDQRYYFNCLMAPQTPHVQAALEKISDLQVRMYAVGHGPLVRTSLIELTKAYAEWSRSQNDREISVALLYASAYGNTATLAQAIALGLTKGGVAVKSINCEFATPDEIRINLAQSEGFIIGSPTIGGHAPTPIHTALGIVISSGDNSKLAGVFGSYGWSGEAFDLIEGKLRDSGYRFGFDTLKVKFKPDDVTLKFCEELGTDFAQALKKAKKVRVPQQAATPVEQAVGRIVGSVCVVTAKLGEVSTAMLGAWVSQATFNPPGISVAIAKDRAIESLMYPGGKFALNILPEGNHQDYMKHFRKSFAPGEDRFANFSTAVADNGCTVLTDALAYLECSVNQRLECGDHWVVYATVDEGKLLKPDAVTAINHRRTGTHY
- a CDS encoding diflavin flavoprotein codes for the protein MIAMSTTGKANAENVQHRLTIQTVEIAPNTTAIRSLDWDRDRFDIEFGLQNGTTYNSYLIRGEQTVLIDTSHQKFRDLYLETLKGLVNPKTIDYIIVSHTEPDHSGLVEDVLQLAPRATVLASKVALQFLEGLVHDPFSKRVVKTGDRIDIGKGHEIEFVSAPNLHWPDTIFSFDRKTQTLYTCDAFGMHFCDDRTFDEDLEAIEADFRFYYDCLMGPNARSLVNAMKRMSELGKINIIANGHGPLLHHHLDVLTGCYENWSQKQAKAETTVGMFFVSDYGYSERLGHAIAEGIQKTGVGVEVLDLSTAQSQEIQELAGRAVSIVIGMPPTTAAAAQASISSLLAVAKNKQVVGLFECYGGDDEPIDTLRRKFLDSGIKEAFPAIRIREAPTASTFQLCEEAGKDLGQLLVRDRNIKQIKSLDVDMEKALGRISSGLYIVTAKKDNASSAMLASWVTQASLQPLGLTIAVAKDRAIDSLMQIGDRFVLNVLEEGNYQELKKHFLKRLHPGADRFAGVKTQTAKNGSPILTDALAYIECEIQTSMECSDHWILYCTVQEGRVSKNDGLTAVRHRKVGNYY
- a CDS encoding helix-turn-helix domain-containing protein is translated as MGCRLKVFLTEEEKLTLEELRKAKDVPQRTKDRAQVLLLNTRGLKNEQIAKGLNWAISTVRQTLHRWEKMGLAGLWDAPGRGGKPRYSESDLVYLENCLAQESETYNSKQLAKKLASERQINLSADRLRRVLKKRGRRFGSARTPRNSIIS
- a CDS encoding IS1/IS1595 family N-terminal zinc-binding domain-containing protein, coding for MNCPYYASNLSRKNGHRRGKQNYICSDCDVRFAPLC